The following coding sequences lie in one Indicator indicator isolate 239-I01 chromosome 2, UM_Iind_1.1, whole genome shotgun sequence genomic window:
- the LBH gene encoding protein LBH, translated as MSVLCPLPCSDYLRSAEMTEVMMNTPAMDEIGLSPRKDVLSYQIFPDPSDFDRYCKLKDRLPSIVVEPTEGDVESGELRWPPEEFLVQEEEEEEEEEENCEDAKKDNKEQ; from the exons ATGTCTGTGCTGTgtcccctgccctg CTCTGATTACCTGAGATCAGCTGAGATGACTGAAGTGATGATGAACACCCCAGCTATGGATGAGATTGGGCTAAGCCCCCGCAAGGACGTGCTGTCGTATCAG ATCTTCCCTGATCCCTCAGACTTCGACCGTTACTGTAAGCTGAAGGACCGCCTGCCCTCCATCGTGGTGGAGCCGACGGAGGGCGATGTGGAGAGCGGTGAGCTGAGATGGCCACCCGAAGAGTTCCTCgtgcaagaggaggaggaggaggaagaggaggaagaaaactgTGAAGATGCAAAGAAGGACAACAAGGAGCAATAA